The following proteins are co-located in the Microplitis demolitor isolate Queensland-Clemson2020A chromosome 3, iyMicDemo2.1a, whole genome shotgun sequence genome:
- the LOC103573695 gene encoding cytochrome b-c1 complex subunit 2, mitochondrial: MACSAVRSPILRNSSVRNYTAAAAKAANISPAATTIADSQVLSNKITVAALDNNSPVTQVSIVFKAGPRNETYDTQGISHILRLAAGLTTSRATTFGITRNIQQLGGNLFATSDRESTAYTLQVTRNHLNETLNFLEDVATRQVFKPWEINDLSPRLRYELSTIPEATRLLELLHKAAYRTGLGYSLYSPKRNIDKIPSESLQHFVNTWFTGPRCAVVGTGISLSDLSSFANTLNVGSGDENPSSAKYYGGEIRKERDSPITSVALAVEGSGFNNDKDALAFAILQQAAGTGPHIKWGTTTAPLQRSVISAAGNDPFAISAFNASYSDSGLFGVIIQAPANVAGPITKAAYKWMSSPNITDADIARGKTELKASILYASDNITSQLENLAQQTLFKGRPVSSTSLAAEVDKVSSADVKKAAGKLSSKISMAAIGNLSTVPHIDQLN, translated from the exons atggcttGTTCTGCTGTACGTTCTCCAATTTTACGCAATTCATCA GTAAGAAATTATACAGCTGCAGCAGCAAAAGCTGCAAATATTTCACCAGCAGCTACTACTATTGCTGATTCTCAagttttaagtaataaaattactgtTGCTGCACTTGACAACAATAGTCCAGTTACTCAAGTGTCAATTGTCTTTAA AGCTGGACCACGGAATGAAACTTATGATACTCAAGGTATCTCACATATTCTACGATTAGCAGCAGGACTTACAACATCTCGTGCAACAACATTCGGTATTACCCGAAATATTCAACAACTTGGTGGAAATTTATTTGCTACAAGTGATCGTGAATCAACTGCTTATACTCTTCAAGTAACTCGTAATCATTT AAATGAGACTCTGAATTTCTTAGAGGACGTAGCAACACGCCAGGTATTTAAACCATgggaaataaatgatttatcacCGCGATTACGTTATGAACTTTCAACAATTCCTGAAGCTACACGATTACTTGAACTTTTACACAAAGCAGCTTATCGTACAGGCTTGGGTTACTCCTTGTATTCTCCAAAAcgtaatattgataaaataccATCCGAAAGT ttGCAGCACTTTGTCAATACTTGGTTTACAGGGCCAAGATGTGCTGTAGTAGGTACTGGTATATCATTGTCAGACTTATCTAGCTTTGCAAATACTTTAAATGTTGGATCAGGCGATGAAAACCCATCATCAGCTAAATATTATGGTGGAGAAATACGCAAAGAACGTGATTCTCCTATTACCAGTGTTGCATTAGCTGTCGAGGGTTCAGGTTTTAATAATGACAAAGATGCGTTAGCATTTGCTATATTACAACAAGCTGCTGGTACTGGCCCTCATATTAAGTGGGGAACAACAACAGCTCCATTACAGCGAAGTGTTATCTCAGCAGCTGGCAATGATCCGTTTGCCATTTCTGCTTTTAATGCCAGTTATTCTGATTCAGGACTTTTTGGAGTTATTATCCAGGCACCTGCTAATGTTGCTGGACCG attaccAAAGCAGCTTACAAATGGATGAGCTCTCCAAATATCACTGACGCTGATATTGCTCGTGGAAAAACCGAATTGAAGGCATCAATTTTATATGCCAGTGATAATATTACAAGTCAATTGGAAAATCTTGCTCAGCAAACATTATTTAAAGGGCGTCCAGTATCTAGCACTTCTCTTGCTGCTGAAGTTGATAAAGTTTCATCAGCAGATGTTAAaaag gCGGCTGGAAAACTCAGTAGCAAAATTTCTATGGCAGCTATTGGAAACCTCTCAACAGTTCCGCACATAGATCAGTTAAATTGA
- the LOC103573661 gene encoding uncharacterized protein LOC103573661, protein MAKLHSYYTLCPLIDQQSLLGVEKDSDSGCAIITLGRNIAIRYKLHDSKQVSSWSSKKRFTSQVIYDEKSNRYAAIFNEKYIEIWDKNEVDLDKLKKHKFSDSFYAIITLENNSSVLVKENGATASLNWALDNRNTWSSNKGFLKPSEKFIDCKLIKVNNKTYLCALTKIGIKLNYIVVELKDETYLENNNQTITRIELKRKSERLVGHVIRQDKNNAYLLTLWSHGRLYSYPLTCSSSEPAPGTLISVFSFISTNHPVAMISLNEATIAVYGADANEEGAILSIYNIEFKLVEATQKLKLYTKDAKLWRIDDKLLLAANRHLAVAPFKLASQKMDTMLGSSLRFNNNNNNNNNKVSKSIDNDNDIIEIRETVIVNWDNSPTNNLSVLSNKLLTVNKGLSSDNIIKQINSLLNEGASDAAIHQTLMPQLIESNDIKSILWCINNFKDLPEKILVDLLAFGLRTNDETFSQTIQNKTSTFDNESPIITRYKFLDTIFKQTFSDLSLLACIKSTLTFNEILTIINYIIEKLNFYKNSNDNLIDKQSDKHLYEWVSLLLDSHYQHYLLSQDTQVIVILKKLHLILDDHFKIFKDIQDLRPMLQRIINGKSLKPSRKDFNKFYSIEQIKLY, encoded by the exons atggcTAAATTACATTCATATTATACGTTATGTCCACTAATAGACCAACAATCTTTATTAGGAGTTGAAAAAGATTCGGATTCAGGATGTGCTATAATTACATTAGGGCGAAATATTGCAATTCGTTATAAG cttCATGATTCAAAACAAGTAAGTAGTTGGTCTAGCAAAAAACGTTTTACGTCTCAAGTaatatatgatgaaaaaagTAATCGTTATGCCGCaatatttaacgaaaaatacattgaaatttggGATAAAAATGAAGTTGACttggataaattaaaaaaacataaattcaGCGATTCATTTTATGCAATTATtacattagaaaataattcatcggTGTTAGTAAAAGAAAATGGAGCTACAGCATCATTAAATTGGGCATTGGATAATCGTAACACTTGGTCTTCAAATAAAGGATTTTTAAAACctagtgaaaaatttatcgattgtaAATTGAtcaaagttaataataaaacatatttatgtGCTTTAACTAAAATaggtataaaattaaattatatcgtGGTGGAGCTTAAAGATGAAacttatttagaaaataataatcaaacaaTAACAAGGATTGAATTAAAACGAAAATCTGAACGGCTTGTTGGTCATGTTATACgtcaagataaaaataatgcatATCTTTTAACTCTAT GGTCACATGGTCGACTTTATAGTTATCCATTAACGTGTTCATCATCAGAACCAGCACCTGGAACATTAATAAGTGTTTTTTCGTTTATAAGTACTAATCATCCAGTTGCAATGATATCTTTAAATGAAGCTACAATTGCTGTATATGGTGCTGATGCTAATGAAGAAGGTGCtatattatcaatatacaatattgaatttaagcTTGTAGAAGCAActcaaaaactaaaactttataCTAAAGACGCAAAACTTTGGCgtattgatgataaattattacttgcGGCCAATCGTCATCTAGCTGTTGCTCCATTTAAATTAGCATCACAAAAAATGGATACAATGCTTGGTTCATCATTGaggtttaataataataataataataataataataaagtttcaaAGTCaatagataatgataatgatattaTTGAGATACGAGAAACAGTAATTGTCAATTGGGATAATTCACCTACTAATAATCTTTCTGTattgtcaaataaattattgacagTAAATAAAGGTTTATCATCAGATAATatcattaaacaaataaatagtttGTTAAATGAAGGAGCTAGTGATGCAGCTATACATCAAACTCTTATGCCTCAACTTATTGAATcaaatgatattaaatctaTATTGTggtgtattaataattttaaagatttgccagaaaaaatattagttgatTTATTGGCATTTGGACTTAGAACAAATGATGAAACATTTTCACAaactattcaaaataaaacatcaaCTTTTGATAATGAATCACCTATAATAAcgagatataaatttttggatacaatatttaaacaaacattttctGATTTATCATTACTAGCATGTATTAAATCTACATTAACTTTTAATGAGATTCTtacaataatcaattatattattgaaaaattaaatttttataaaaatagtaatgataatttaattgataaacaaAGCGATAAACATCTTTATGAATGGGTTAGCCTATTACTTGATTCACACtatcaacattatttattgtctCAGGATACTCAAGTTATtgttattcttaaaaaattacatcttATTCTAGACGATCAT tttaaaatatttaaagatataCAAGATCTCAGACCAATGCTACAACGTATTATCAACGGAAAATCTTTAAAACCCTCTCgtaaagattttaataaattttattccattgaacaaattaaattgtattaa
- the LOC103573662 gene encoding NADPH-dependent diflavin oxidoreductase 1, with protein MEALDMKILYGSETGTAQDIAEGIWKLAKRCELKCSVMSMNDYNIENIIKEKLIIFVVSTTGQGECPLNMRKFWRFLLQKKLPNNFIDNLKYAVLGLGDSSYEKYNYAAKKLNKRLSQLGGTSLISIGLADDQHDLGIDATIDPWIQQLWNEINRIYHSIPSLIKSFNIYDNNDKEIEQRYDISILNNNNKNNDLNKLDRLSNININKNIYMRELDINDELKICKIIGNTRITAHDHYQDVRLIKLSFDKLINYEPGDVIYLRPQNSSQQVDNFFNLLNKYNIPLDRNTIIKFKKKEIKLPYILQEPVTLEQLAKQYWDLNYKPRRSTIHLLASISDNQLEKDKFIEFTKSAGQEDLFNYINRPRRNIIEVLNDFPHTAKKLNEKILFEIMSPIKPRVFSIASSNKYTQNQIELLVAVVKYKTKLVVPRFGLCSNWLASFKVLNDSKDDNNEENKILCWLQKGNFKFDYDKPMILIGPGTGLAPFRSLLLERASLKHDLTDTVLFFGCRYKEKDYHCRDDIKKLIDNNNLKVFCAFSRDQENKVYVQHIIRKQGELCWELLSKGGKIYLSGSSKNMPKDVRDEFVYLSKKFGNFNDDQSEEFVKELEKTGRYQTETWA; from the exons ATGGAAGCTCTTGATATGAAAATACTATATGGAAGTGAAACAGGAACTGCCCAAGATATTGCTGAAGGAATTTGGAAGCTAGCTAAGAG GTGTGAATTAAAATGTTCAGTAATGTCTATGAATgattataatattgaaaatattattaaagaaaaattaataatatttgttgttTCCACAACTGGTCAAGGAGAATGTCCATTAAATATGCGTAAATTTTGGcgttttttattgcaaaaaaaattacctaataattttattgataatctAAAATATGCAGTACTTGGATTAGGTGACAGCTCATatgaaaaatacaattatgctgctaaaaaattaaataaaaggcTATCACAATTAGGTGGTACATCATTAATATCAATTGGCTTAGCTGACGATCAACATGATTTAGGAATTGATGCTACTATAGATCCATGGATACAACAATTAtggaatgaaataaatagaatatatCATAGTATACcatcattaataaaatcatttaatatcTATGATAATAACGATAAAGAAATAGAACAACGTTATGatataagtatattaaataataataataaaaataatgatttaaataaattagatcgGTTATcgaatatcaatattaataaaaatatatatatgagagaaTTAGATATTAAtgatgaattgaaaatttgtaaaattattggTAACACAAGAATAACAGCTCACGATCATTATCAAGATgtaagattaattaaattatcatttgataaattaataaattatgaaccaggtgatgttatttatttaagaccACAAAATTCATCTCAAcaagttgataatttttttaatttactaaataaatataatattccaCTTGATAgaaatactattattaaatttaaaaaaaaagaaataaaattaccatacATTTTACAAGAACCAGTGACGCTTGAACAACTTGCTAAACAATATTGggatttaaattacaaaccaAGAAGATCAACAATTCATTTACTAGCTTCTATTAGTGATAATCAATtagaaaaagataaatttattgaatttacaaAATCTGCTGGACAagaagatttatttaattatattaatagaccaagaagaaatattattgaagTATTGAATGATTTTCCGCATACagctaaaaaattgaatgaaaaaatattatttgaaataatgtcACCAATAAAACCACGTGTTTTTAGTATTGcttcaagtaataaatatacacaaaatcaaattgaattaTTGGTAGCTgttgttaaatataaaacaaaacttGTTGTACCACGTTTTGGTTTATGTTCTAATTGGTTAGCatcatttaaagttttaaatgatAGTAaggatgataataatgaagaaaataaaattttatgttggttacaaaaaggaaattttaaatttgattatgaTAAACCAATGATTTTAATTGGTCCTGGTACTGGACTTGCCCCATTTAGATCATTATTACTTGAAAGAGCATCATTAAAACATGATTTAACTGatacagttttattttttggatgtagatataaagaaaaagattatCATTGTCgtgatgatattaaaaaattgattgataataacaatttaaaagttttttgtgcTTTTTCACGAGATCAAGAAAACAAagt gtACGTCCAACATATTATACGTAAACAAGGAGAATTGTGCTGGGAATTATTATCTAAAGgtggtaaaatttatttgtcagGTAGTTCAAAAAATATGCCAAAAGATGTGAGAGAcgaatttgtttatttatcaaaaaaatttggcaaTTTTAATGATGATCAATCCGAAGAATTTGTTAAAGAACTTGAAAAAACTGGACGATATCAAACAGAAACATGggcataa
- the LOC103573697 gene encoding uncharacterized protein LOC103573697, with protein sequence MMTCLVVIILVVITVTAAPLKVKLSDDIVVNNDIKHDDEESNSLIKKINDSNKEDKNNLSTLKSKKDNFNEKSSYYQKYSYMIPENKYLSSLYDAKEKLIYNKKIKDSNIFYVRLPPVPYFYVPGLGYISNPPKFSTSNLRPGYSNKLPSFIAQNHHHKKINPFINLPIDFISNGKPMSVYQWENPFKNKKKQSSIKKLKKGPYGFNGKPTSIYLIGPDAQTSFYHHIYQ encoded by the coding sequence ATGATGACTTGTTTGGTAGTTATAATACTGGTTGTGATTACTGTTACGGCGGCAcctttaaaagtaaaattatcgGATGATATTGTTGTTAATAATGACATAAAACATGATGACGAAGAATctaatagtttaattaaaaaaataaatgacagcaataaagaagataaaaataatttatctacattaaaatcaaaaaaagataattttaatgaaaaatcatcatattatcaaaaatattcgTATATGATAccagaaaataaatacttatcatCGTTATATGatgcaaaagaaaaattaatttataacaaaaaaattaaagatagtaatatattttacgtTCGTTTACCACCAGTTCCTTATTTTTATGTACCAGGACTTGGTTACATTTCAAATCCACCAAAATTCTCTACGTCCAATTTAAGGCCtggttatagtaataaattacCGTCATTTATTGCTCAAAATCatcatcacaaaaaaataaatccatttataaatttaccgaTTGATTTTATAAGTAATGGAAAACCTATGTCAGTATATCAATGGGAAAAtcctttcaaaaataaaaaaaaacaaagttcaataaaaaaattaaaaaaaggacCTTACGGATTTAATGGTAAACCAACATCGATATATTTGATTGGACCTGATGCTCAAACATCATTCTATCATCACATATACCAATAG
- the LOC103573698 gene encoding putative uncharacterized protein DDB_G0289263, translating to MNSILRLYILMGSFLITYVISIQVEHTFETVHTSNAAVLNRLGLTPIEIPEGHYKKRVSGPEPQALSSSLSYSSAQSRIHQPYSRRHGHHDSHIYVVKLPASPPYYTVTRPLKSMNKDNNNNNNNNNNIPSKSSTDKGIFDGGIDDSSVINQTPLVGFNSNGKPAKIYHWNLQLMKKLSEKKRLHEQFKMDQLRKKFKENRNNIIKNQDYKKNINSLLITTTSDIDDEFNKIFNVNVKNNNYNKYNGLVNDNKNIIFQNQTRNNDKLLNYYSENIQQSNKFYGISNKFNNQNSTRKMYRFEDNYNVKSRPNRLANDLNNNNNNKQYRIKAAVTYYAPMITKKITGLSINNDIHKNFPGNGKPKAFYVMEKSRRKPIYYHSLLS from the exons atgaattcAATTTTAAG atTATATATCCTTATGGGATCATTTCTAATAACTTACGTCATCAGTATTCAAGTAGAGCATACTTTTGAAACAGTACACACAAGTAATGCTGCAGTATTAAATCGTTTAGGATTAACACCAATTGAAATACCCGAAGGACATTACAAGAAACGTGTATCTGGACCAGAACCTCAagcattatcatcatcattaagTTATTCGAGTGCACAATCACGAATCCATCAACCGTATAGCAGACGTCATGGTCATCATGATAGTCACATATACGTGGTAAAATTACCAGCAAGTCCACCGTATTATACAGTCACGAGACCCTTAAAATCGAtgaataaagataataataataataataataataataataatatcccAAGCAAAAGTAGTACTGACAAGGGAATTTTTGACGGTGGTATTGATGACTCAAGTGTAATAAATCAAACACCTTTAGTTGGATTTAACAGTAATGGTAAACCAGCTAAAATTTATCACTGGAATCttcaattaatgaaaaaactatctgaaaaaaaacgtttacatgaacaatttaaaatggatcaattaagaaaaaaatttaaagaaaatagaaataatattattaaaaatcaagattataaaaaaaatataaattcattattaataactacAACATCTGATATTGatgatgaatttaataaaatatttaatgttaacgtgaaaaataataattataataaatacaatggTTTAgttaatgacaataaaaatataatttttcaaaatcaaacaagaaataatgataaattattaaattattattcagaaAATATTCAACAATCGAACAAATTCTATggaatttctaataaattcaataatcaaAATAGTACAAGAAAAATGTATCGATTTGaagataattataatgtaaAATCACGTCCAAATAGATTAgctaatgatttaaataataataataataataaacaataccGAATTAAAGCAGCAGTGACGTATTATGCACCaatgattacaaaaaaaataactggaTTGTCGATCAATAATGACatacacaaaaattttcctgGTAACGGAAAACCAAAAGCTTTTTATGTAATGGAAAAGAGTCGCCGCAAGCCAATTTACTATCATTCtttattgtcataa
- the LOC103573663 gene encoding E3 ubiquitin-protein ligase RING1, producing the protein MASTEQIGSNKTWELSLYELHRISQDAITDNTEIAVSPRSLHSELMCPICLDMLKKTMTTKECLHRFCSDCIITALRSGNKECPTCRKKLVSKRSLRPDPNFDLLISKIYPSRDEYEAHQERVLAKLNKSHSQAALVNSITEGIKLQSQNRPQRSRRAANESENSNNATNYTTNNNNTSGNNNNNNSNSINNNNSNNNNNNINNNNNMSSNVSAPTTPNPVNNIVTNQSDSSQGATALNNNNNNNNNNNNNNNISNAGGINSNSNSMNNILQAANSPAISGTTSRNSTTPSPNPNNQIPKPAKRQKSLQNSENDSSSAEAETGGGDSMVDTEGEGPTEPLMLNEIELVFKPHPIEMAGDNSLIKALKENSIRYIKTTANATVDHLSKYLAMRLTLDLDTELPESDRLLNFCIYIAPQPGQYIVLSGAQTLRQVNDKFWKVNRPLEMYYSWKKT; encoded by the exons ATGGCGTCAACAGAGCAAATAGGATCCAACAAAACATGGGAATTATCATTATATGAATTACATCGTATATCACAAGATGCTATTACTGATAATACTGAAATAGCAGTTAGTCCAAGAAGTTTACATAGTGAATTAATGTGCCCTATTTGCTTGGAtatgttgaaaaaaacaatgacAACGAAGGAATGTTTACATCGATTTTGCTCTGACTGTATAATTACAGCTTTACGAAGTGGCAATaag gaatgtccaacatgtagaaaaaaattagtatctaAAAGATCGTTAAGACCTGAtccaaattttgatttattgatatcGAAAATTTATCCAAGTCGTGATGAGTATGAAGCTCACCAGGAACGAGTGTTagctaaattaaataagtcacATTCTCAAGCAGCTTTAGTTAATTCAATAACCGAAGgtattaaattacaaagcCAAAATAGACCACAAAGATCTAGAAGAGCAGCCAATGAATCAGAAAATAGCAATAATGCAACAAATTATACcaccaacaacaacaatactAGTggcaataacaacaataataatagtaatagtatcaataacaacaacagtaataataataataataacatcaacaacaataataatatgtcTTCGAATGTAAGCGCACCCACTACACCAAATCCAGTTAACAATATTGTTACCAATCAAAGTGACTCATCTCAAGGTGCAACggcattaaataataataataataataataataataataacaacaataacaatattagTAATGCGGGTGGAATTAAttcgaattcaaattcaatgaataatattttacaagcaGCAAATAGTCCAGCTATTTctg gtACAACCTCAAGAAATTCAACAACACCATCCCCAAATCCAAATAATCAAATTCCTAAACCAGCAAAACGTCAAAAAAGTCTACAAAATTCGGAAAATGATTCATCAAGTGCGGAAGCTGAAACTGGTGGTGGTGATTCAATGGTTGATACAGAGGGAGAAGGACCTACTGAGCCTTTAATGCTCAATGAAATTGAATTGGTATTTAAACCACATCCCATTGAAATGGCTGGTGATAATTCACTTATTAAAGCACTTAAAGAAAATAGTATTCGTTATATTAAAACAACCGCTAATGCAACTG ttgaTCATTTAAGTAAATACTTAGCAATGCGATTGACATTAGATCTAGATACAGAACTACCAGAATCTGatagattattaaatttttgcatttatATTGCACCTCAACCTGGCCAGTACATAGTTCTAAGTGGCGCACAGACTTTACGCCaagttaatgataaattttggaaAGTTAATCGACCATTAGAAATGTACTACTCTTGGAAAAAAACCTAG